A single genomic interval of Juglans regia cultivar Chandler chromosome 1, Walnut 2.0, whole genome shotgun sequence harbors:
- the LOC118343934 gene encoding senescence-specific cysteine protease SAG39-like, producing MGFSNQCQCICFALILTLGALASQVAARTLQDVTMREMHEQWMARYGRLYENNQEKEKRLKIFKENVALIESFNDVGNKPYKLGVNQFADLTNEEFKASRNRFKGHECSTKTSSFKYQNVTALPSTMDWRKKGAVTPIKDQGQCGCCWAFSAVAAMEGITKLKSGKLISLSEQELVDCDIKGVDQGCSGGLMDNAFQFVQNNHGLTTEANYPYTCVDGTCNTKGEANHAANINGYEDVPANSEKALLKAVVNQPVSVAIDAGGSDFQFYSSGIFTGECGTSLDHGVTAIGYGVTNDGTKYWLVKNSWGTEWGEEGYIRMQRDVDAKEGLCGIAMQASYPTA from the exons ATGGGCTTCTCTAACCAATGCCAATGcatttgttttgctttgatccTCACTTTGGGAGCTTTGGCTTCTCAAGTTGCAGCTCGCACCCTCCAAGATGTGACAATGCGTGAGATGCATGAACAATGGATGGCTCGTTATGGACGGTTATACGAAAATAATCAGGAGAAGGAGAAGCGTTTGAAGATATTTAAGGAAAATGTGGCGCTTATAGAATCTTTCAACGACGTTGGAAACAAACCTTACAAGTTAGGAGTCAACCAATTTGCAGATCTTACGAATGAAGAGTTCAAAGCCTCACGAAATAGATTCAAGGGGCATGAGTGCTCAACAAAGACTTCTtccttcaaatatcaaaatgtgACTGCATTGCCTTCTACTATGGATTGGAGAAAGAAGGGAGCTGTAACACCCATCAAAGACCAAGGCCAATGTG GATGTTGCTGGGCATTTTCAGCAGTGGCAGCCATGGAAGGAATTACTAAGCTAAAAAGTGGTAAACTAATCTCATTGTCAGAGCAAGAGCTGGTTGATTGCGACATTAAAGGAGTGGACCAAGGATGTAGCGGTGGTTTGATGGACAACGCTTTCCAATTCGTCCAAAACAATCATGGTCTCACTACGGAAGCCAACTATCCTTACACATGTGTGGATGGAACCTGCAACACAAAGGGAGAAGCCAACCATGCAGCCAACATAAACGGCTACGAGGATGTTCCAGCCAACAGTGAGAAGGCACTTCTTAAGGCTGTAGTTAATCAGCCAGTTTCTGTTGCCATAGATGCTGGAGGATCTGACTTTCAATTCTATTCGAGCGGAATTTTTACAGGAGAGTGTGGTACTAGCCTAGACCACGGCGTTACTGCTATTGGTTATGGGGTTACTAATGATGGAACCAAGTATTGGCTGGTGAAAAACTCGTGGGGTACAGAATGGGGTGAAGAAGGGTACATAAGGATGCAAAGAGATGTTGATGCAAAGGAAGGCCTATGTGGTATAGCTATGCAAGCCTCTTATCCGACCGCATAG
- the LOC118348728 gene encoding uncharacterized protein LOC118348728: protein MRFGKKGKLGPRYIRPFEILDRIGPLAYRVALPPVLAGVHNVFHISMLRKYVPDPTHIIDYEPLQIQEDMTYAREPVRILEKKEQVLQTQTIPLVKVLWNNHATNEASWELEEEM, encoded by the coding sequence atgagatttggaaagaaagGCAAGCTGGGCCCTAGATATATCAGACCTTTCGAGATTCTTGATCGAATTGGACCTTTGGCTTATAGGGTAGCACTTCCACCGGTACTTGCAGGGGTGCAcaatgtatttcatatttctATGTTGAGGAAGTACGTCCCCGACCCCACCCACATTATTGACTATGAGCCTCTTCAGATTCAGGAAGATATGACATATGCGAGAGAACCAGTAcgaattttagaaaagaaagaacaagtgTTACAGACTCAAACTATTCCTCTAGTTAAGgtattgtggaataatcatgctactAATGAAGCTTCTTGGGAATTGGAAGAAGAGATGTGA